The genomic interval TTGTTCCTCCATTCGTTTATATGTAGTGAAGTTTTTATTATATCGCATCGACTGGCATGTCCTGTTACAGACATTTTCTTGAGGAGCGTTAAATCATTCGTTCCACAATGAATTTTACCAACAACGGAATAAGAAAGCAGATGACGATCAATTTCAAGAAGGCTCGTTGTTTCTTTTTCTTGCTCTCACGATGTATAGAGGTATCAAAATCCACTTCAGGATACAAGTTGTCTAAATTGTTACCTAGTAATCGTCCTGTCCAAAAATGAGCCCATACGACTGCTACGATTAGCCAAGCATATCCAGCACGACTAGATAAATAGTTCTCGATAAGTAAGTACATGAAGCTAAAAATAAGGAGAACTAAAAGAATGGATAGCCCCGTTCTCCAAACAGGGTGTGCGAGATACTGATTTTGATTCGGGGTAGCATCGATGATTTTTTGAAGTTGTGTCGATTTTTCTTTTACCCACTCTTGATGAGTACCTTCGACGGCGTATGTACTGCTGTTTTTATCAATGTGAAGATTCAAAGCGATTGATGTATGTAAACTTTTATTGGTGAGACTAAAGACGATGGATTGTATTGACCGATTCCGGTCGATAGTCAATCGATCAGAACCACTATCGATTGTTCCATCTTTAAATTGAATCGTGTAGATGACTTCTGTTTCCTCATGGCCCAATTCTTTTTCTGTCGAAAAGAATACATCCATCAATTGGTTGATATCCTGTTCGTGAAAAATCTTATATTTGATTTGTTCCCTTTTCTCTATGCCCATTTAGTTACTCCTTTTAACTAAATACAAACTACTTTAAAGTATAGCGCACTGTTGAAAGAGGAGGGTAGCTTTTACTGGATAAAGTACCCACCCTCTTTAATTAATACGATTCGATTATACGTTAGAGCACATCATATCTGCGCATTTCTGTTGCTATATAAGCAATATGAAAACAGTTCTTCTTTTTACGCTCTCATCTAGTATGAAAGTCCTTTGATGGGACATGTAGTTGCCGACTTACGATTTGCTTTACCTTTTCCAAATCTCGATCTTCCTTCGAAATCATTTCGTCATACCAAGCCTTTTCGAGTACTTGCTCGGTCTCTTTGCTGACGACCTCTGTTTTAAGGATATGATGTAACGGGCTACTGGCTTCCTCAAGACCCTGGAAGTGTTGACTGATCGGTTTTTCTCCAGGAATGACCAACGTATAGGCAATCGTCTCATGTTCGTCGAAATCGCGGTCGTTGGCTTTCGCGAACGGTTCGAAGAAGTCTGTCGCGCCATGGACGAGCATCATTGGCTCATCGAACGTCGAGAAATCTTGTTGCGTGTCCTGCTTGGCGATATTCGTCAGGTAAGCTCCGACATCCTCCGGTGTGTGCTGCATGATCCGTTCGAGTCGTTCGGCTAATGACATCCCTTGATACGTAATGTGTGCCACGTTCTCGATATGTTCGATCATCTTGAGAGGCGATGCTTCCCGTTCAAGTATTTGTTCGTGCTCAAGCGAACTATGAATCTCTCGGATGAAGTGACCGGATGTCTGATGGACTTCGTGCAACAAGTCTTCTTTATCGCGTAAGTCTCTCCCTTGTGTCCAGCTGGCGAGGTAGGATAACGAAAAATCGTCCGTTGGAAAACCGAAGTGAGCCGCAACGGTGTAGGCGACCATCTCCGCTTGGAATTCCTTCTCGTGCGGATTCAACTCGATTCCGCGCTCTTCGTTTCGTTCTGTGTTATGCAGATTCGCATGCGCGAGTTCATGGATCATGACGGTGACATTCTCGATGTCCGAGTTCCGTGGATTCAGGGCAATCGCATTTAGCTCTGGATAGAAGCACCCCTTCGCTGTACCAAGCTCATTCAACGGCTTATCAAGTAACGTCACGTCTTGTGTCTCAGCAATCCCGTTCAACGCACGGCGAAATGATTCTGCCTCACGGATCGATCCGTTCCGGTGATACGAAGCAAACAGTTCAGAGACTTCGAGCCCCTTCTCACGGGCATCGGTTTGCGTGTACTCGAAGACGTGACCAATCTTATAGTACATCGCTTTCCGCGTTGGAAGAGCACCTTCCTTTGCGCGCTTTTGTTCTGTCTTTGTTGCGTCCTTCCATGCTATCCAATCCGTATCTCGTTTGATGAAAGTAACGGGGGAGGGGACGAAGATCTTGATGCCTTTCTCTCCTTTTTGGACCTGGACGCCTTGCTTCTCCCAGTACGCATAGGAACCGACGGCACGGGCGCCTTGGAACTGTTCCTCAATTAATAGCATGTTCCGAGTCGAGTAGCGATGGAACCGGCTCATGAAGTCGAGATGTTCCTTGATGCTCTCCTGACTGACGAAGTGAGAAGCGAGCTGCGTCTCCATCTTGTCGGTCAACGCTTGTACTTCCTTCTGATAATCCTCACGTGTTTTCTTCTTATATGCCATGTGTCTCACGCTCCTTCAGACGAAACGGATGAATCAGCAGCACCTTCAAAGTCGTTCAACTCTTCTAAAACCATCGGGTCGGTAGCAAGTCGATCCAGTAGTAGATGACGACGATCACGTGATACCGGTAGCAACAACAGAGGCTCTTCTTGCAGGATCTCAAGGAACGAATATTCGTCATATGAGACAGGGATGTCGTATCGCGCTTGATGAATCAAGACTGTGACGTGGGTCGGTTGCAGTTCGAGAAACGTTGCGAGTGTGAAAGCTTCCAGTCGTCTCATTTGTGGGTCATCCTTTCCTCATCGGAATGCTTATGCTGCTTTCGTTGTTCGATCCGTGATTTGACGGCCGTCTCCGCTGTCTCAAGGAACGAAGGACGGTATTCGGTCGTCGGGATGATGTCCTCGATGCTTTCCGTCTGCATCAAGGCTTGCACCAGTTCAATCAATACCTGTGTTTGAAGGTCTGTCTGTTTGACGCTCTTTCGTAACGGAGAGAGACTCTTTGTGATTTGTTCTTCCCAGAACGTGGTCAACTCTTGTTCGATCTGTTTTGATACGGAACGACTGATATAGTTCAAATCCCATTGCTTCTTGATTATCTCTTGATAGTCACGGATGATGTGATCGATTGCCGGACCAATCCCGGATAGTCGTTCCCGCTCACGATACTCCTCTAAAAATTCAGCGGTCACGGCACTCATTCGGACTCGGACTTGCTTCGTCTCTTCCATTCCGGTTCACCTTACCTTTCGTATTGGACTTCCTGTTCGAGTTGTTCAAAAGCACGCTGATTCTTGAGGTGGTCCCACTCATCATTCATGTGTCGTCCGATCCGATAAAGCGTCTCTTGCATGATCCGTTCACGTCGAAACGCTGACCGGATTCTTTGTTTGGGTGAGGATGCAGATTTCTTCGCAAGCTTCTGAGGTGGCTTGGACGACTCACGCATCTCGGACAGGACGGCATTTCCCATCCGTGTGTAGAGATCCTGTTCTTTCGTCTTGCGATAAGCCGATGCTTGGGATGCCGATCCATAACTCCGCTCGTAGAATGCGACCTCGGTATCGAGTTGTTGTTTAAACTCGCTGTGCTCTTTCTCGAAGTAGGTCGCAAGATACGTGTCAGTCAATTGATTGAGTGAAGGACGCAGTTCGTGCATGCCGTTCATGTTGTAATACCACTGCCGTTTGTCATCCGGTAATTGTTTCTGAATCGCTTTGTACTGCCGAACGAGTTCCGGGTGCAGGATCCAATTCGAAGCGGATGTCGTCGAACGATTTCGTTTGTGGGCTAGGACTTCTTCCCGGATGAAGGCATTTAGTTTCTCTTGTTCACGTGTCCGGTCGGCAAGCGTATGGACGACTTGTGCCTTCATCTTCTCGATCGTTTTCGGTTTGCGTTTGCCGCGTTCGCGTGGCTGCATCGTCTCGACTGTCGCGACATGAACATGGATGTTATCCGTGTTGTAATGGATGGCCGCGGTCCATGTCGCATGCAGCATCTGTTCCTTTTCGATCATCAAAGCGGTGGCATTGCGAGTTGCCTGCATCAACCGTTGTTCATCGATGTAGCGATTTTCTTTCACACCGACTTCCTGTAACCAAGCCTCGTCGAATGAGATAACGTCCTGCCACAGGATGCTGCCGTTCTCTTGTGCCCGTCGGAAGATTTCACGTAGTTGTTCTCGTTCGGTCGCGTTCAATCGGTCTTGCGTCGCCGTGAACAGACCGCTCGATTTCAGTTCATCCTCCATGTAGTCATGGTAATTCTCGAATTGATGCGACCGTGCTTTCGTCTCCGGTCGATCGATGTAATTGAGATACGTCGTATAGCGACGCGCACGTCGGGTTGCTTGAGGTAATTTGAACTTCGACTTGATGATGACACCGGGAACCTTAGTCATCCTGCATCACCTCACGGAAGAGTTTGGTCAATTGTTCGAGTTCTGTTGCACTCCGCTTTAGGTGTAAGGTGTTCGCTTCGAGCTGTTGTTCGAGACGCGTGATTTGTGTCGATTGGACGCCGTCCGCGCACCAGGTAGTCAGTAAACCTTTCAATAATTCTTGTCGGGAACACATCTGTTTCTCCGCCCGTTCGTCGAGTTGTTTGACGAATATGGGGTCGATGTCGCGAATCAAGAGATCCATCTGTCTTCCTCCTTCTTTTAGGAAAGTAAGTCTCGGCGTTGTAAAAAATGAAAAGATTTCCGAGCAATTGCTTCGTTCCTCCTGTCATTAGAAGTGAAAAAGGTGATACCAATCAGACAAGGAACGGAGGGATCAACATGCAGTCGATCATCGAACACAGTTACGCCCTTGGAGAAGCCGTAAGCGTCTCCTTGATCGTCGAAATTCTGAAACATATCTGCTCGAAGATGCAGCAACATGTAATGAAAAGGATTGAAAGAAGTGACGTAACTGACTCGATTTAAACGTTGATGAAGGTCGATAGAATCGCTAAATGTGCAATGAGTTTTTAAAAGCTTAAAAAACACAAACGGTTCAAAAACGTGAAAAAGAGCATAAGGGGAAACTGCTATCACTCAGCGTGCTAGCCTAGGCGGAGCCTAGTGTTTCCCTGATATCATCAAAATCGTGAAAAGGTCACACCCTGTGCCATTAAAAACAGCATTTTGGCACGGTGTGTGCCACCTTACCATTTCAGTTCACGTGCTTTAATACGCAGTTGATCTTGTCGTTTCTCTTCTTGGATGAGTTGCTTTTTCAGTTCAGTTTGTCGTAGAAGTGCTTCTTCTTTGTCTTGCTTCAAATTAAATATTTCATCCTCACGTTCGACTTGTTCGTCGAGTGTCAGGTCAGGTAACGTGGCTTGTTTCGACTCGATGTCCTGTTCGATTTGTTGGATGAGAGAAGTTTGTTCTGTCTGTTCACGTTTCATTTTTTTAATCTGTTTTTGACTCTGTTTGTGTTCGTCAGCGAGAAAAAGTTGCGCATAATCTTCTGCTTGTTGAATAGGAAGTGATTTATTTGAGACACGACGCTGATCCATATAGAGTGATTCGATGAGCGCATCTTCTCGCTTCGTAGCACTCAGCTTCTCGAGTGACTGTTGGGGCTTAATGACATACAAGCGGAGTGCTAGCTGATCAAAGTCGCGCGATACTTCTTCGATTTCGAAGACATAGTGCTCGTCCTGGTGATAGACAACTCGGACGCGTTGCTCATCCGTTGGTCGTTCCTTGTAAGCGATGCGAATGACAAGTTTCGTCGCATAGTCTTGGGGTTGGTCGAACTGGAGTCGGACACGCATCTGTTTCCGCTCTTCATCATGAGACCAGTCGAGAAGCGTGACGGTCTGTCCATTCGTCAACTGTTTTTCTTCACCAATCGGCGTCGCATTGATCGGTTGTTCCTCGGCAAAGAAGAGGGAAGAGAAACCGAAAAACAGAAAGCCGATTAAGAAAAACATCCCTGTTCCGAGATACAAGCGTGACCAGTCACGGGTCAACGTCTTTCGTTTTCCTGTCTGCATTTAAACACCCCCTGACGACTTGAGACTCTTCATTTGGTCGACGATGAAGCGACCGTCTTGATGTGTAAACGTCAGTTCGACCAGCTCATCGGATGTCTCTTCATAGCCGTTGGCATCAATCGTCAACGTCCGTTTGAAGCGGACGAGGCAATGCTCTGGGGCGTCCCGATTCGGAAAGACTTCGATGTCAGCGACGGCGGCAGTGAACTTGCTATCACTTCCGCTACTTGCGAACAACGTCCGTTTGATTGAATCCGACATGTACTGGCTGGCCTGTCGCTTACGCGTCGGATAGGTCCCGTCTTCCCACGTGAATGCAAACGAGATGAAGCGTTCTGCATTCTTAGAAATGGACGACTGCTGCTCTGGCTCCTCTGCGTCAGTGACGATAGTTGAGTCTGGTACAATCATTTCTGGTGACGAATCCTTTGTGTGTTTTTCTGAAGTCATGTGTAGTCCATCTGATGCCGACGAACGGTATTGGTAGACGTTAGCACTGATCGACAGTAACAGACAGAATAGCGCGAGCCACAAAAGATGACGACTCGTCAATGCCATCTTGCATCCCTCCTTATAGCGAAAAGAGTGGTGCCGGATCAATGTGTCCGGACCAATCACTCGTCTTGAATTCGATGTGGAGATGGTTCCCGGTTGAACGTCCGGTCGAACCGCACATCCCAATCGCTTGCCCGGCTTCGATCTTCTGACCCGTCTTGACTTGGCGCGCGGAAAGGTGCGCGTAGGCGGTAATCCATTCACCTTGCTTGATCTGTATCAACTGCCCATACGGTCCGCGTAAGCCGCTATAGATAACGGTAACGGAGCGGACGGCATGGACGGTATCCGTATCGTGACAACTAAAATCGATGCCCGTATGAACGTCCGTCTTTCCGAAAACGACCCGTGATCCGAACCCCGACGTCATCTGAAGCGGGATGTCGAGGGGCGCATGGAGTTTCCCTTTTATCGGTCCCGTCTTGCCTTCTGCCAGTACCGTCGGCGTCAGATAACGGAGGACGGCATCAACATATTCGATGTCACCATAACAGGCTTGATGCTCGATCGCGCTCGGACGATGGCATTGATAGATGCCACTCTTCTTGACGCGTTGGTACATCATCTGTGAAAAAGAAATCGCGAGTTGTTTCGTATAGCGTCCACCGTTTTCTTGGACATAATCGATGAAGCCACCCCCGAAGTTGTAACTTTGGAGCGTCAACTTGACGTCCTCGTTCGCTTGTCGGAAAACCGACGCGAAGTGTTTCACGCCGTAGCGAATGCTCTCATCGGGAGAAGTGATGCAACCGATACGTCCGCACTTCGATTCACTGGCTTGCATCGGATCGTTCCCGCGTCCGCCACTCTCCTGCATCATCAAGGCAAGGACGACGTTCGTCTGTCCCTCGAGTTGCTCCTTTTTCAATTCACGTGCTATCGCTTCCCGGTATTGCAGAACATCATCACCGACTTGCAGACTTGCGTCCGAGTAAGCAACTGGTGTCTCGGTTGCCTGATCGTTTTCGATTCCAGTCAACGTATCGAGAATCCCTGCAACGATGATAATGAGCAGGAGAAGAAGGAGCGCGATACCGAGTGCAATCAGACGATACTTTAAGGTCAGGAGTCGCCATTTCATCCGGACGGCGACACGTGCCGATTGCCGGACCGTACTCCACATCAGGCACCACCTCCGAACAAGGTCAGCTCCTCGGGTGAGACATCGACATCGAAGATCAGTGTCTTCACACCGGAGATACTAAGGACGATTCGTCCGGTCTCGAGCGACGGGATCAACCGCGTCTCACTCTCGGTCAGTTGTCCGTCGAAGACGGTCTGGATCGTCGGGATGCTCTCAGCATCCTGCTCGCCGATAAACTTATACTGCGTCAGCTGGAACAGGGTTTTGACGTTCTCCGCGTTCTCCGACTTCGAACCGGTCGGAACAAAGTCCGTAATCAAATGGGAAGCGAAGAAGATGCCGCCGAAGTATTTCCTCGCTTCGCGCATGAACTGTTGCAGGTATAGAATCGCGGGTTGGGCGATGTCCCGTGTGTTGATCAGGTGATGCGCCTCATCAATGACAATCAGATACTTGAAGGCATCCTCGATTAACAGTTCCCCCTGGTTGTAGCTGCGCAGTTGCCCGGCACCATTGAGGATCATCCCGTCCCAGAGCATGTTCATCAGGTTGAAGACCTGTGCCTGAAAGATCTCGTCCTTCAAATTCGTCAGGTTGCGTAGTGGGAAGGAGACAATCGCTTCCTCATCGAAACGTTCGATTGAAGAGTGTCCGTCAAAGATGTTGCCGTAGTTGTGGACGAGGTTCGTAATGGCGAGTTCGATGTTCTCGAGCCGTCTGATACGGTTCATGCTGATGGTTCCGCGGATTGTCGTACGCGCAGAATCGACATACAATTCGGAGCGGACAAGCGCTAAGAAGTCGGAGAAGACCGGATAGGCGTTCGCAGGATGTGTTGTAATCGGCGCGTCACCGTCTTCATTCCAGAGTCCCTTCTCAAGATAGAGCTGACGGAGCAGAATCTCGAACTCGTTCGCTTCTTCCTGCGTGGCTGCCGGATTGATGTAGTGATAGAAGACAGCAATCTTCGATAGGTGTTGCATGAACGAGAGTGCTTCGTCCGCCGAGCCGTCGGCGTGCGTCACCGTCTTATAGACATGGAGTGGATTGATCCGACCAGCTGAACCGTCGAGAGCAATCTCCTTTCCACCAAGTTGCCGCACGAGGTCGGAGAACTCACCTGTCACGTCCAAGATGCGGACGTGATTCCCTTTGATCGCTTGATCGAGGACCGTCTTCTTGAGCAAGGTCGATTTTCCGGAGCCCATCTTCCCGATCATCAACGCATTGTAAAACTTTCGTTGCTTATCCTTATGGAACAAGTCAAAGATGACACTCCCGTTCGTGTCGGTCGTCCCGTAATAGGTACCAGTCGAATCCTGCAGCGACGTGAAGTGGAACGGATAACCACCCGCGATCGAGAGCGACGGAATCTCTTTCCCGCGACGCCGGTTCGGTAGTTTTTGTTGTTGTTCGTAGCTGAGGAACAGACTCTGCCACTCCCATTCTTGTTCGTTCAGGAAGACGGTTGCACGGAAGTTCCGTGCTTCGAGTTCTTCCATCACTTCCTGTACCTGACGTTCGAGTACGTCGAGTGTCTTCGCTTTGACGTAGAGTCGGAGATGCAAGTACTTCATCGTTTCACCCTGTGTAATCTGTTCGTAGAGCTCATTTAGTTCTTTGTACGTCTCCCGCGCATCGATTCGGTCGACATTATCTTTTGCATTCTCGAAGCGCGTATTCTGCTCGGCCATCGACTTATTGATTGTCCGTATCATCTCTCGCTTGTCCGCTGTTCCGATGTCGAGCGTCGTCAGGACACCGGGCAGGTTAAGGATTGGCTCGAGCCAGAAATCATAGACGGTCGACTGATACTTATAGACATGGAGGCAGGCGAGATAACCGTCACCGGTCCGGACATAGTTCGGTTCGAAGCGGAGTCCGCCTTGCGGCTGGATAGCTTGGACGAATGTCGGATTGTAGCCGTCCTGTTGTTTAATTGTCTCAGAATCTTGCTTTCGTAGAAAACGTGTACGCCACATGACGTCATCACTCCTTTCCGTCCTGGGTCGGTTTCGTATTCGGGTTGTGCAGTTGGAACAGTATGTGGATTTTCTGTTCTAGCGTCAGTTCGACCATCGGGTTGCTGCGTCGAAGGAGTTTCGTCAATTGATGCTTCCGTTCCCGGAGCATTGCCTCGTCCAGAGCATAAAAAAAGAGGAGATAATCGCGATTCGTGCGATGCTCCTCAAGGTAGATCAGTTCTTGTTTCTTCTTTTGAAGAAACGGACGATAGGCGGCAATCTGATTCTGTCGCAGCTGTCGTTCGATCCGTTGTTTCTGTTTTTCTAGATTAAGTGGTGTATTGAGCGGAATGACCTTCAATGGATAGACATACGCCTGTAAGAGATATGCGAGGGAGAAGATATCATGGTCCTTCTCCGTCTCAGATAGTCCGTAAATATCTTTTGAAGTCAGTTGAATGATGTCGCAAAACGTCCCGTCCTGCATCTCGAAAATATCGAGCGCTGTGGAGTCGACGATTGGCAAGAGGGCGGCAACAGACGGTGGGATTCGAACGCGCTTCTCCTTGCTTGTTTTCGGTGTCGTCAACTGGACCTCGTCGAGCCAAGTGATATCGGTCGTAGCACTCGTTTTCAATCGTGTGTCTTCTGATAAACTCATCTGATCACGCTCCTTTCGAAGATTCATTCCGGTCGACCAACGCGATATAGGTGTCTTTCTTCTTGATCAGTGCGTAATAGAGCACATGGACCATCCGCTTTTCCGGATTCGTCGTCGGTCGGATGACAAGGAAAATTCCGAACCCGATGAGGAAACACGTGAACGGTAGATGCAAGACGTCTGGGATAAATGGAAGAGCAATCAACCGGACGATGATCAAAGCGACGAGAAATAGTAAATCATAGAGGTAGAGCATCTTATTGATTTTCAACTCGGTCGTGACTTCGTTCGGAATCCGGTATTGGCGCTGTTGCATGGTCTCACTCCTTTTTCGGGTCTAGACGCGGAATATCTGTCGAGTACATACGAGACGATTCCTGTGTCACGCGTGTCTGGGTTTGTTCAACATGTTTGAGTTCTTTCTGCGTTGTGGTCTCCAGTGTCTGATAAATCGACTTTCGCTGACGCTGCGTTCCGGATAGCGTCTCCTGCGACGATTCACTGATGGATGGTGAGCCACTGGAAGAGCCAGACAAGGTGACGCTCGGAGACACATTCTCTGTTGTTTCCACAGAATGAGCAGATGCGCTAGTAGTCGCTTTGTCGAACGGTGTCGAATCCATTGAAGATGTAACAGGATTGCGATTTACTCCGGAAGTCTGTGGAGACTGTGATACTGGATGTGAGGAGACAGGCGTTTCTGGTGACTCGAATGCATCAGATGAGTGTGCACTTCTTTCAATCGTCGGTGAATCGGAAGTTTTTGGTTGCGTAGCAGATAGTGTCGATTGCGAAGTCGATGGCACGGGTTTTGCTTGTGCGACAGCATCTGGACGATATGGAACGGATTCCGATGATGCTGCTGCAGTCTGAGCCTCTTGCGCCGTACCATGCATTGGCATCTCAACTGACTCGAGTTGTTGATTCTCTGGCCCTGCTGGACGAGATATCCGCTCTTGTGCTTGTGATGGAATTGGAGCACTCTCAGACGAACGATCTGGACGACTCGCGGGTGTACCGCCATTCGGTGGCGGATTCGGTGGCAACTTCGCATTTGCTGCTTCCGAGACAGAAGGAGTGGCAGGGCGTGATGTCATCCTCGTCGTCTGACCGGCGACACGAGCGCCCACTTTCGCGGCTCCTTTCCCGACGGCATACGCACCGAGTGCGACACCCCAACCACGTTTCAGACCGGCATCAATCCCGAAGAGACGTTCGACCATGTTTGGTCCATCAATCAAAGCGGCAGAGAAGGCGATCAACGCAATCAAATAGGCGAGTCCGTCCAGTGTATCGGCCAAGTATGCCGTTCCAATCGTATAGAGTTTGATCGAAACGAAGATCAGAATGATGACGAGAAAGGTGTTCAAGATGCTTTGAATGACCTTCTTCGTCTTTTGTCCGCTGTGTAAATCAGCGGGTGCCACTAAAATCGCCAAGACGTAATTAAAAGCCAACTCGAACGAGAGTCGAGCCAGCT from Exiguobacterium sp. Helios carries:
- a CDS encoding DUF5592 family protein — translated: MQQRQYRIPNEVTTELKINKMLYLYDLLFLVALIIVRLIALPFIPDVLHLPFTCFLIGFGIFLVIRPTTNPEKRMVHVLYYALIKKKDTYIALVDRNESSKGA
- the mobP2 gene encoding MobP2 family relaxase — translated: MTKVPGVIIKSKFKLPQATRRARRYTTYLNYIDRPETKARSHQFENYHDYMEDELKSSGLFTATQDRLNATEREQLREIFRRAQENGSILWQDVISFDEAWLQEVGVKENRYIDEQRLMQATRNATALMIEKEQMLHATWTAAIHYNTDNIHVHVATVETMQPRERGKRKPKTIEKMKAQVVHTLADRTREQEKLNAFIREEVLAHKRNRSTTSASNWILHPELVRQYKAIQKQLPDDKRQWYYNMNGMHELRPSLNQLTDTYLATYFEKEHSEFKQQLDTEVAFYERSYGSASQASAYRKTKEQDLYTRMGNAVLSEMRESSKPPQKLAKKSASSPKQRIRSAFRRERIMQETLYRIGRHMNDEWDHLKNQRAFEQLEQEVQYER
- a CDS encoding lysozyme family protein — protein: MWSTVRQSARVAVRMKWRLLTLKYRLIALGIALLLLLLIIIVAGILDTLTGIENDQATETPVAYSDASLQVGDDVLQYREAIARELKKEQLEGQTNVVLALMMQESGGRGNDPMQASESKCGRIGCITSPDESIRYGVKHFASVFRQANEDVKLTLQSYNFGGGFIDYVQENGGRYTKQLAISFSQMMYQRVKKSGIYQCHRPSAIEHQACYGDIEYVDAVLRYLTPTVLAEGKTGPIKGKLHAPLDIPLQMTSGFGSRVVFGKTDVHTGIDFSCHDTDTVHAVRSVTVIYSGLRGPYGQLIQIKQGEWITAYAHLSARQVKTGQKIEAGQAIGMCGSTGRSTGNHLHIEFKTSDWSGHIDPAPLFSL
- a CDS encoding VirB4 family type IV secretion system protein translates to MWRTRFLRKQDSETIKQQDGYNPTFVQAIQPQGGLRFEPNYVRTGDGYLACLHVYKYQSTVYDFWLEPILNLPGVLTTLDIGTADKREMIRTINKSMAEQNTRFENAKDNVDRIDARETYKELNELYEQITQGETMKYLHLRLYVKAKTLDVLERQVQEVMEELEARNFRATVFLNEQEWEWQSLFLSYEQQQKLPNRRRGKEIPSLSIAGGYPFHFTSLQDSTGTYYGTTDTNGSVIFDLFHKDKQRKFYNALMIGKMGSGKSTLLKKTVLDQAIKGNHVRILDVTGEFSDLVRQLGGKEIALDGSAGRINPLHVYKTVTHADGSADEALSFMQHLSKIAVFYHYINPAATQEEANEFEILLRQLYLEKGLWNEDGDAPITTHPANAYPVFSDFLALVRSELYVDSARTTIRGTISMNRIRRLENIELAITNLVHNYGNIFDGHSSIERFDEEAIVSFPLRNLTNLKDEIFQAQVFNLMNMLWDGMILNGAGQLRSYNQGELLIEDAFKYLIVIDEAHHLINTRDIAQPAILYLQQFMREARKYFGGIFFASHLITDFVPTGSKSENAENVKTLFQLTQYKFIGEQDAESIPTIQTVFDGQLTESETRLIPSLETGRIVLSISGVKTLIFDVDVSPEELTLFGGGA
- a CDS encoding pLS20_p028 family conjugation system transmembrane protein, coding for MTDSELISKFKDLEDIFNLSNLVNDALRTVGWILVRGLAVIIDGLEEVTNTILLTKTFFNNPEVVEFVQTIQPFLYVILAGSFLFTGYLIIFQKKFDREGFLINLFITLLILGLLSPTMIKVNDFSDEAIAQTKSSDLYSENNSTISNKILLQNIHDLVLYDKKEFKVADQKEKMNNIPKSLVKNLRVNEVFDQNDFSLSDTGVKLSESFVMWDGQKAVLGELDQSGVEWNNQYYYRYHPNWLTILVTLGVMGFTLFSIAYKLARLSFELAFNYVLAILVAPADLHSGQKTKKVIQSILNTFLVIILIFVSIKLYTIGTAYLADTLDGLAYLIALIAFSAALIDGPNMVERLFGIDAGLKRGWGVALGAYAVGKGAAKVGARVAGQTTRMTSRPATPSVSEAANAKLPPNPPPNGGTPASRPDRSSESAPIPSQAQERISRPAGPENQQLESVEMPMHGTAQEAQTAAASSESVPYRPDAVAQAKPVPSTSQSTLSATQPKTSDSPTIERSAHSSDAFESPETPVSSHPVSQSPQTSGVNRNPVTSSMDSTPFDKATTSASAHSVETTENVSPSVTLSGSSSGSPSISESSQETLSGTQRQRKSIYQTLETTTQKELKHVEQTQTRVTQESSRMYSTDIPRLDPKKE
- a CDS encoding ImmA/IrrE family metallo-endopeptidase: MAYKKKTREDYQKEVQALTDKMETQLASHFVSQESIKEHLDFMSRFHRYSTRNMLLIEEQFQGARAVGSYAYWEKQGVQVQKGEKGIKIFVPSPVTFIKRDTDWIAWKDATKTEQKRAKEGALPTRKAMYYKIGHVFEYTQTDAREKGLEVSELFASYHRNGSIREAESFRRALNGIAETQDVTLLDKPLNELGTAKGCFYPELNAIALNPRNSDIENVTVMIHELAHANLHNTERNEERGIELNPHEKEFQAEMVAYTVAAHFGFPTDDFSLSYLASWTQGRDLRDKEDLLHEVHQTSGHFIREIHSSLEHEQILEREASPLKMIEHIENVAHITYQGMSLAERLERIMQHTPEDVGAYLTNIAKQDTQQDFSTFDEPMMLVHGATDFFEPFAKANDRDFDEHETIAYTLVIPGEKPISQHFQGLEEASSPLHHILKTEVVSKETEQVLEKAWYDEMISKEDRDLEKVKQIVSRQLHVPSKDFHTR